The genomic window CCCGGCGGAGAAGCTCTTACCTTCGGCCTCCAAAATGACGGCGCGGACGTCGTCACGCTCGGCAAGATGGGAGAAATGCGATTGCATCAGCGCGATCATCCCGTCGTCGAAGGCATTGTGTTTTTCGGGACGGTTGAGGCAAACCCGGGCAATGCCCTGCGCGTCTACCTGGCAACTGACTAAGGATTCGGAACCGCTGTTCATCATGGGTGACCTACATTCGAAACACGCCGAAGCGTGATTCTGTTACTGGCGTATTGAGGGACGCGGAGAGCGCCAGGGCTAACACCTGACGTGTGTCCATGGGATCAATGACGCCGTCGTCCCAGAGTCGGGCCGAGGCGTAAAAAGGATGCCCCTGGGCTTCGTAGCGGTCCAGGATAGGTTGCTTGAAGCTCGCCTCCTCCTCATCGCTCATGCTCTCATTACGCCGTGCAAGCTGGTCCTGTTTGACCGTGGCCAAGACGCTGGCTGCCTGCTCGCCGCCCATTACGGATATGCGGGCATTGGGCCACATGAACATAAAACGGGGGTCGTAGGATCGGCCACACATCGCGTAGTTTCCTGCGCCAAAGGAGCCGCCGATAACCACGGTGAATTTGGGAACGTCGGCGCAGGCCACGGCGTGCACCATCTTCGCACCGTGGCGGGCAATACCCTCTGCTTCGTATTCGCGACCCACCATGAAGCCGTTGATGTTCTGCAAAAACAGCAGGGGGATCTTGCGCTGTGCGCAAAGCTCGACAAAGTGGGCGCCTTTCACGGCGGACTCGGAGAACAGGATACCGTTATTGGCGACGATGCCGATGGGATACCCATGGAGGCGCGAGAATCCGCACACCAGGGTATCGCCGAAGAGTGCTTTGAACTCGTCAAAGGCCGAGTCATCGACAATCCTTGCGATGACTTCCCGCACATCAAAGGGCTGGCGTCGGTCCGCGGGGACAATGCCGTAGAGGTCCGCAGCAGGGTAGCGGGGTTCGACGGGCGCCTTGACTTCGATATTGACCTGCTTGACGCGATTGAGATTGGCGACGGATTGTCGCAACAGGGCCATCGCATGGCGATCATCGTTTGCGTAATGATCGGTGACACCGGACTGCCGGCAGTGCACGTCGGCTCCACCGAGTTCTTCGGCGCTGACGACTTCGCCCGTTGCTGCTTTGACCAGCGGCGGTCCACCCAGAAAAATGGTGCCCTGTTCACGTACGATTATCGACTCATCCGCCATGGAAGGGATGTAGGCCCCCCCGGCGGTGCAGCTTCCCAGGACTGCCGCGAGTTGCGGAATGCCCTTGGCCGACATGCGCGCCTGATTGTAAAAGGCGCGGCCAAAGTGCTCCCGGTCGGGAAACACCTCATCCTGCAGGGGCAGGAACGCACCGCCGGAGTCCACCAGGTAAAGGCAGGGGAGGTTGTTCTGTTCAGCGATGGTCTGCGCGCGGGCTTGTTTTTTGACTGTGAGGGGGTAGTAAGTGCCGCCTTTGACCGTGGCGTCGTTGATAAACACCATACATTCGTGTCCGCTGACACGACCGATACCGGTGATGATGCCGGCGCCGGGCACCTCGTCCTCATAGACCTCATGGGCGGCGAGCTGGGACAGCTCCAGAAACGGGGTTCCCGGGTCCAGGAGCGCATCAAGACGCTCCCTAGGTAAAAGTTTTCCTCGGGAAACATGTCGTTCCCGAGCGACTTCACCACCGCCTTCGCTGATTTTTGCGACCAGTTCACGGAGACTTTTAACCTGACGCCGCATGGCCCGTTGATTGTCCAGGGCCGCGGGGTCATTCGCGTTGTATCGAGTCTGAAGAATTGTCATAGAAGAATACTCAGGCCGAGGCTTTGAAAAGTTCGCGGCCAATGAGCATACGCCGAATTTCCGATGTGCCCGCACCAATTTCGTAGAGCTTGGCGTCGCGCAACAGGCGTCCGGCATTGGCTTCGTTGGTATAGCCGTAACCCCCCAGGGCCTGAATCGTTTGGAGCGCGAGCTGCGTCGCTTTTTCTGCTGTGTA from Congregibacter litoralis KT71 includes these protein-coding regions:
- a CDS encoding carboxyl transferase domain-containing protein; the protein is MTILQTRYNANDPAALDNQRAMRRQVKSLRELVAKISEGGGEVARERHVSRGKLLPRERLDALLDPGTPFLELSQLAAHEVYEDEVPGAGIITGIGRVSGHECMVFINDATVKGGTYYPLTVKKQARAQTIAEQNNLPCLYLVDSGGAFLPLQDEVFPDREHFGRAFYNQARMSAKGIPQLAAVLGSCTAGGAYIPSMADESIIVREQGTIFLGGPPLVKAATGEVVSAEELGGADVHCRQSGVTDHYANDDRHAMALLRQSVANLNRVKQVNIEVKAPVEPRYPAADLYGIVPADRRQPFDVREVIARIVDDSAFDEFKALFGDTLVCGFSRLHGYPIGIVANNGILFSESAVKGAHFVELCAQRKIPLLFLQNINGFMVGREYEAEGIARHGAKMVHAVACADVPKFTVVIGGSFGAGNYAMCGRSYDPRFMFMWPNARISVMGGEQAASVLATVKQDQLARRNESMSDEEEASFKQPILDRYEAQGHPFYASARLWDDGVIDPMDTRQVLALALSASLNTPVTESRFGVFRM